A window from Culex pipiens pallens isolate TS chromosome 3, TS_CPP_V2, whole genome shotgun sequence encodes these proteins:
- the LOC120419757 gene encoding uncharacterized protein LOC120419757 — translation MTNRGELLLVLLVGIASVVAEETSTAEELPKDVAEARGRRKFYKFLFKALTPMISSLSTVLLIKTKIVLVGLFLAGIYFFGGKIWPGGFCGHSIVSDVPPPYLSDGITGYHASGPEFISSYPGPEPWSSGSYSGAYSDSYPGSYSGSYPGPSFSPAGVSVASPPSNAYLPPTGSSPVVAGTKRRGKRSADDEELQENEMYWTDQLTDMGFRFLGVTSRICRKRFVCEFDFQARQNPILLFATRAMGRDIFHNYRDAADERARSYQDCGRIYAECGVPKRVNRPHRRRGHLPVTTTSTEEPAASQEEEQDQLTSEEMHDEGINEIGNGIDLGEDVQTERSFPAGAFHESDWQPIASEPLLGKLILRRTGVGH, via the exons atgacgaatAGGGGAGAGCTGCTTCTGGTGTTACTGGTGGGCATTGCCTCTGTGGTTGCAGAAGAAACCTCCACCGCCGAAGAACTGCCAAAAGATGTCGCGGAAGCACGTGGTCGACGAAAGTTCTACAAATTTCTGTTCAAAGCCT TGACCCCGATGATCTCATCGCTGTCTACCGTGCTGCTGATCAAGACCAAAATCGTCCTGGTGGGTCTTTTTTTAGCTGGAATTTACTTCTTTGGGGGAAAAATCTGGCCCGGGGGCTTCTGTGGGCACTCGATCGTATCTGATGTGCCACCGCCGTATCTGTCGGATGGAATCACCGGATATCACGCCTCGGGACCGGAGTTCATCTCCAGCTATCCGGGACCGGAACCGTGGTCCAGCGGATCGTACTCGGGAGCATACTCGGATTCGTACCCGGGCTCGTACTCTGGATCGTACCCGGGACCTTCATTCTCACCCGCTGGTGTTTCTGTTGCTTCTCCTCCCAGCAATGCTTACCTTCCACCCACGGGATCAAGTCCCGTGGTAGCTGGAACGAAACGACGCGGAAAACGGTCCGCGGATGATGAGGAATTGCAGGAAAACga AATGTACTGGACAGACCAGCTGACCGATATGGGCTTCCGCTTTCTTGGCGTAACGTCCCGCATCTGCCGGAAGCGATTCGTGTGCGAGTTTGACTTCCAAGCGCGCCAGAATCCGATTCTGCTGTTTGCGACCAGAGCAATGGG TCGCGACATTTTCCACAACTATCGGGACGCAGCCGATGAGCGAGCCCGAAGCTACCAGGACTGTGGCCGAATCTACGCCGAGTGCGGTGTCCCCAAGCGCGTGAACCGTCCCCACCGACGACGTGGCCACCTCCCAGTCACAACCACCTCAACGGAAGAACCGGCTGCCTCGCAGGAAGAAGAACAAGACCAACTGACCTCGGAGGAAATGCACGACGAAGGAATCAACGAAATCGGCAACGGAATCGACCTCGGCGAAGACGTCCAAACGGAGCGAAGCTTTCCCGCGGGGGCGTTCCACGAGAGTGACTGGCAACCGATCGCGTCGGAACCGCTGCTGGGGAAGCTCATTCTGAGGCGAACGGGAGTGGGTCATTGA
- the LOC120419745 gene encoding uncharacterized protein LOC120419745 has translation MPPAGRVLSVGLIVIVAFHGGHGLEVANSTDILGTVEGRLQTYESYWYNDVNYWWPWFSDLATVIAIKLKIAIGLAAIYAFGDGYYWTKSKSKTSEYSTLPEYPTEVGGGFWDKFRWSEPSSFLCGWGHGRRRRRRALSERRFEEDDFAEYLFDSLKQYDEDCRRRVVCEMDFEFRGNPKVHKAIVMYNDQVLGWNEENKPPERKEHCKKLYGRCRLVKKSDRNGKPSQSVSREIELKRKSDDFWKEIWPR, from the exons ATGCCTCCAGCGGGAAGAGTACTGTCGGTTGGGTTGATCGTGATCGTAGCTTTTCACGGCGGTCACGGTTTGGAGGTGGCAAACAGCACTGACATTCTTGGCACGGTAGAAGGAAGACTGCAGACGTACGAGTCGTACTGGTACAACGATGTCAACTACT GGTGGCCTTGGTTCAGCGATCTGGCGACGGTGATCGCGATCAAGTTGAAGATCGCGATCGGATTGGCAGCGATCTACGCGTTTGGCGATGGCTATTACTGGACCAAGAGCAAAAGCAAGACGTCGGAGTATTCTACGCTGCCGGAGTACCCAACGGAGGTCGGCGGTGGCTTCTGGGACAAGTTCCGGTGGAGCGAGCCTTCGTCGTTTTTGTGTGGCTGGGGACATGGTCGTCGGCGGAGAAGACGAGCCCTGAGCGAACGACGGTTTGAGGAAGATGATTTTGCAGAGTATTTGTTTGATTCGTTGAAGCAGTACGACGAAGATTGTCGGAGGAGGGTTGTTTGTGAGATGGATTTTGAGTTTCGTGGAAATCCAAAGGTGCACAAGGCGATTGTGATGTACAATGATCAAGTGTTGGGATGGAATGAAGAAAACAAACCACCGGAGAGAAAGGAGCATTGCAAGAAGTTGTACGGCAGATGTCGGCTGGTTAAAAAGAGTGATAGAAATGGAAAACCTTCACAATCTGTCAGtcgtgaaattgaattgaagagAAAGAGTGACGATTTTTGGAAGGAAATATGGCCTAGATAA
- the LOC120419733 gene encoding uncharacterized protein LOC120419733: protein MDRTSSTVAVALIVVTLLCSAGHDWMALAAAPPSDHAAPSDRAVVGFLDGAGKSEARGDWYNEIGFPQQFFGSQYAIFKVWLFYMLAFFKIVLLLGIWTPGKKEEDELPTLYSTNYGYGNQYYSYPPSWPTYG from the exons ATGGACCGCACCTCCTCCACCGTTGCCGTAGCGTTGATCGTAGTGACGCTGCTGTGCTCAGCAGGCCACGACTGGATGGCCCTGGCGGCGGCTCCACCCAGCGACCATGCTGCTCCATCGGATCGTGCCGTCGTGGGCTTCTTGGATGGTGCCGGCAAGTCGGAAGCGCGTGGCGATTGGTACAATGAAATTG GATTTCCACAGCAGTTCTTTGGGAGTCAATACGCCATTTTCAAAGTGTGGCTGTTTTACATGCTagcgtttttcaaaattgttctttTATTGGGCATTTGGACGCCGGGGAAGAAGGAAGAAGATGAGCTGCCGACGTTGTACAGTACCAATTATGGATATGGCAACCAGTATTACTC GTACCCACCATCATGGCCAACTTATGGATAA